ACTAATTTCCTTGTATGTTTTTGGTAGCTCTATTCTTACAGATGTTAAATTCATTAAACCAAAAGCTATATAACTTGAGTCCTTTTATCAGATTCTGCCAAAGTCCAGGTAGATCACTAACtacttggaaagaaaaatatttaacttttcataAAATGTGCATTTAGTAAGAATATGCTTTTTTGAAGaaactatattttataaatatatagctCATATCTAATGGtttcaaataatgaaaatttatacTTTCACAGTTGATTATAAGGTATGTTACTGTAAAAATAATATCTATTGAGCAGCTTCTAAATACCGATAACTTGCATATTTTATCCCATCTCTTTACATGTATGACAACTCCTTTTTTGTAGTTGAGAAAATTAAAGGTAAGAAATTTAAACctgaactgggatttgaacctaggttTTCTGATTCCAAGACTcgtgttcttttctttcttttataaaatgctaCTTGTGCTTGAAAACTGTCTTCCAATTTTTGGTGGTATTGTACCCAATTTGTTGAACTCTTTAACTCCTAATTTtgtttccctttgcttttctccCCTACAACATGGTAGTAGAATTGGAgagtggaaggaagagaaagaagaattaaaCTTTTAGCTATATTACtccatgaaaataataaaaccagaGGATATGAAATAGCACAAATTCAATCACCTTTTATATctaattttctcttgttttccagGACAAACTCCCAAACCTGAGCCGACACCAGCTCCTCATGACAGTaggtgtttcctttttttttttctttcttttttaaaaattaattaatttattttaattggaggctaattactctacagtcttgtggtggtttttgccacacatcaacatgaatcagccacgggtgcacatgtgtctccccatcctgaacccgcctcctgcctccctccccaccgcaTCCTTCTGAGTGgttccagagcactggctttgagtgccctgtttcatgcatcaaacttggactggtcatctattttgcgtatgataatatacatgtttcagggctattccctcaaatcatcccatcctcgccttctcccacagagtccaaacatCTGttatttatgtctgtgtctcttttgctgtctcgtataTAGGATtgtcattaccgtctttctaaattccatatatatgtgtgttaatacacTATTGGTGTAcaggttattcttttttttaatttatttttttattgaaggataattgctttacagaattttgttgttttctgtcaaacctcaacctgaatcagccataggtatacatacatccccttccttttgaacttccctcccatctcccgccccatcccacccctttaggttcatacagagcccctgtttgagattcttagccatacagcaaattcccactggctgtctgttttgcatatggtaatgtaagtttccatgttactctttccatatatctcaccctctcctcccctctccccatgtccacaagtctgttctctatgtctgtttctccactgctgccctataaataaattcttcagtaccatttttctagattccatatatatgcatcagaatatgatatttatctttctctttctgacttacttcactctgtataataggttctaggttcatccacctcatcagaactgactcaaaggcatttcattttatggctgagtaatattccattgtgtatatgtaccacaacttctttatccactcatctgcagatgggcatctaggttgattccatattctaactattgtaaattgtgctgcagtgaacaatgggatacatgtgtctttttcaatcttggtttcctcggggtatatgcctaggagtggaattgctgggtcatatggtggtttaattcctagatttttaaggaatctctgtcttccatagtggctatatcagtttacattcccatcaaaagtgcaagagtgttccttttctccacaccctttccagcatttattgtttgtagactttttttatgatggccattctgaccggtgtgaggtgatatctcattgtagttttgatttgcatttctctgataatgagcggtgttgagcatcttttcatgtgtttgttagccatctgtatatcttctgtggagaaatgtctgtttaggtctttttcccactttttgattgggttgtttgtttttctggcattaagttgcatgagctgcttgtatattttggaaattaatcctctgtcagttgtttcatttgctgttattttctcccattctgagtgtcatcttttcaccttgcttatagtttcctttgctgtgcaaaagctttaagtttaatcaggtcccacttgtttacttttgcttttatttctgttactctaggaggtggttcatagaggatcttgctttggtttatgtcagatagtgttctgcctatgtattcatctaggagttttatagtttctggtcttatatttaggtctttaatccattttgagtttatctttgtgtatggtgttaggaagtattctgatttcattcttttacaagtagctgtccagttttcccagcaccatttattgaagaggctatctatgccccattgtatattcttgcctcctttgtcaaatataaggtacccataggtgcatgggtttatttctgggctttctatcttgctccattgatctgtatttctgtttctgtgccagtaccatactgtcttgatgactgtagctttgtcatataatctgaagtcaggaaggttgattcctccagctccattcttctttctcaatagcTTTgtctatttgaggtcttttgtgtttccacatgaattgtgaaattttttgttctggttctgtgaaaaatgccattggtaatttgatagggatcacattgaatctgtagattgcatttggtagtatagtcattctaacaatattgattcttcctacccaggaatatgtaatatctctccatctgtttatgtcatctttgatttttttcatgtgtcttatgattttctgtgtatagttcttttgtctccttaagtaagcttattcctagatatttaattctttttgttgcaatggtgaataggattgattccttaatttctctctctgatttttcattgttagtatgtagaaatgaaagtgatttctgtgtattgattttgtatcctgaaactttgctaaattcactgattaactctagtaattttctgatactgtctttagtgtgttctatgtacagtatcatgtcatttgaaaacagtgagaactttacatcttcttttctgatctggattccttttatttctttttcttctctgattgctgtggctaggacttccagaactatgtggtgaaagtggacacccttgtcttgttcctgatcttaaggggaatgctttcaggttttcaccattgagaatagtatttgctgtaggcttatcatatatggcctttactatgttgaagtaaattccttctctgcccattttttgaagttttagtcataaatggatgctgaattttttttttttttttttagcactgtgCAGCTTTATTAACCATTCAAGTACAGTAGCGTCTGTAAGATCGGGACAGAATTGGGATTTAAAAGTGAACAGATATTCAGCATCTAACAATTTGAAAGAAGCCACTACATACTCTTTTCACAGACATGTTTTCACGGAGCCAATACAGTACTAGCCATTAACCCAGCACACCAGGTGTACTGAGGTAGAAAAGATGCAACAAGAAAAATAGCTACATTAGAAAGACTTCAACACTttagaaaaagagtaaaacacTTTTCGTTTCTCCCCTTTAGCCCCTAGAACAACATCATACCGTCTGGATCTACCTATACAGTCCTACATCAGCTTCTAGAATATTTGTCAGGAGGGCAAAAGTAAAATGACACTGGCCAGTACAGTCTTTGGATATttaggaaggggagggggagaaagtcAGTTCTCAGATCAAATTAGTCTGCTTCAGTCTCATCAGCAGGGTCTTTGGATTCTTTGTTCTTCCGCACTTCTTCAATGTGCTTGTCCTTCTCTCGCAAACGCTCCAGTTTGGCAGCCATTTGCGCCTCCCGATTCTCTTTGTTGGCTTCCATCTTGTGGGTCAGCTTCTCTTCCGCCATTTTACTGAAGTTGTTGTTCTCCTCTATCGCTTTCTGAAGCACTTCTTTCTCGTGCTCCCTTTTCTCAGCAAGCTGCTTCAAGACCTCAGCTTCATGGGACTTGCgtctttcttctgcagcttctaaTTTCTTCTGAATTTCCTCCAGGGAAAGATCCTTCTTCTtaggaggggaaaggggaaattCTGGGACAGATTCGTTTGATCGAGGGCTGAGAATCAGCTCAAAAGCCTGGCCTGAGGCACGCTTCTCCAGTTCCTTCACCTGGATATCAGAAGAAGCCATGGTGAAGAGAAGACAAGAGACTGGCAGTGTACTCTACACGATTCACTGGCAAGGAAAACCCTGCTCAGTCCGAGCCGCCTGGCCACACTCtcatggatgctgaattttgtcaaaggctttttctgcatctattgagattatcatatgatttttatctttcaatttattaatatggtgtatcacatagattgatttgtgtatattgaagaatccttgcatccctggaataaacccaacttgatcatggtatatgagctttttgatgtgttgctgaattctgtttgctaaaattttgttgaggatttttgcatctatgttcatcagtgatattggcctgtagttttctttttttgtgttgtctttccctggttttggtataagggtgatggtggcctcattgaatgagtttggaagtgttccttcctctgcaattttttgaaagagttttagaaggataggcattagctcttctctaaatgtttgatagaattctcctgtgaagccatctggtcctgggcttttgttttttgggagatttttgatcacagcttcagtttcagtgcttgtaactgggttgttcataatttctctttcttcttggttcagtcttggaagattgaacttttctaagaatctgtctgtttcttccaggttatccattttattgccacataattattcataatagtctcttgtaatcctttgtgtttctgcattgtctgttacAACCTCTCCTTTTTTGttcctaattttgttgatttgattcttctctatatttttcttgatgagtctggctaaaggtttgtcaattttgtttatcttctctaagaaccagcttttagttttattaacctttactattgtttctttcatttctttttcatttatttctgcttggatctttatgatttctttccttctactaattttgggtttttttgttcttcatttccagttgttttaggtgttaagttaggttgtctattcaatgtttttcttgtttcttgaggtaggattgtgttgctataaacttccctgttagaactacttttgctgcatcccataggttttgagttgttgtgttttcattgtcatttgtttctaaaaatattttgatttcccttttgatttcctcAGTGACCTGTTGTTTGTAGCTCCACCCgttcaggcacttaaaggggtcccttgcctggggtccttctctgttgtttggcataTCAGGAACATAGAGGGgctcccctggctggggtcctactctgtagatcggcatgtcaggcacttaaaggggcccCTATGTAGTTCAGTGCGTTGGACGTTTGATGGGCcaattgttcagctgctgatgctggcagatggggagagagaggctatggtgatggctccaccccctatgcTTGCTTCCATGGCTACCTGGCTtacctccacaggcatttcccaccacaatctcctccctcacatcccctcaccatctctccacagtcaacagcaacCCTCACCTtgggattgctccacagtccctaaactccagctcccagctgctgtgccttccatgggacctgcatccctgtccagggtatgtatggctgcagccaggactgtctgattctcattccatttatgctgccacagatcagctgtttcactcgcagccttaaatgtttctcctcttaCTCAggcaattgccctgatgtggggatcggacccctgcttcagttccccgacccactgagggcaggtccagtcctactaacactcctgtttttcccccttgtTCCTTcctcctaccgagttttgcgtggttctatgtATTCTTCTCCACTGCTCAGgtcctcctgtccgctctcagctggtgttctgcatgcacttctgtgtctgaagttgtgttcctgatgtatccgtggagagagatgtactccatgtccacctactcctctgccatcttgttctccccccagcttttttttttcctcattgctttctcaatgggaaaaaaaatacttaccCTGGGAAGATAGACGAGATTCTTAATATCTGAGAATCTCATGAGAACTTGCATCTTCTCCTCCAGACAAATACTGACATGCACAAGCATCAGGCATGTTAATGCAATTTCTCAGTGTTCACGAATCAGATCCAAGGGCCTCATATATGGCTTTCCTATAGCTGCTCAGATTACCACAAATTTGGTGGCTACACgcatttattctcttacagttctggaggtcaggaaTATGACCTCAGTTTCCCTGGGCTGAAATCAAGAGATGGACAGGACCATGCTCCTTCTAGAAGCTCTAAGGGAGAGTCTATATCCTTGTTGTCACCGGCTTCTAGAGCTGCATTCCTTACATTTGTTGGTTAATGGCCCACTCCTTCATCATCAAAACCAACAGTGTAGCATCTTCATTTGTCACAAAGCCACCTTCTTCTGTACTCACATCTCCCTCTGTATCCCTCTATAAGGATACTTATGATTTACATTCTGGGCCTACCTAGAAAATTTAGGTTAATTTCCCCATCTAAAgtttttaacttaatcacatctacaaagtgCCTTTTTTCTGTATAACATTTATAGATTCCAGATATTAATACCTGGgtatcaggacttccctgttgatccagtggctaagattccatgctccgaATGCAGGGCCAAGTTtcaatccttggttagggaactagaacACACactgccacaactgaagatctcAGTgtatgccacaaccaagacccagtacagccaaagaaatttaaaaacaaaaaagacctgGATATGTTTTGGACTCTTGTTCAGCCTGCTACAGCACAGAACCATAGaatcctttggttgggaagaaGGCTTGGAAGCTCTCTGGGTATAGGAATTCCTTGGTTCTCCGATTATATATTGAAGCATCAAAGTACATCTGTTAAAACCTCTTTGTTACACTGAGATAAAAACTGCTTTCTCATGGCTTCTATTCTTTGAATCTAAAACATCTGGGCACATGTATGTTAATCATTCCAGCACTGTGATTCTTTGATGAATGTAACGTCGGGAGTTCTCTTACCCAATAATGGCACATGGAACTTAGTTTTTACAGAATTGTTGGAAAGTAGATATTTGGGTTTAGGTGATTCAGTCTGTATTGGCATAAATGTTCTGCTCTTTCTGAGTTCTCAGAGTTGCAGATACCTCTGAAGGGCTACTCTGCCCTTTTCACTTTTGTGTAGCTTACATACTAGATTCTTTAGTTCATCTAAGTAAAATTCAtcacctttttcatttatttttcagatctgCCAGTTACCGATGATGGGTGGGTTATTTACAAAGACTACCAGTATTATTTCAGCAAAGAGAAGGCGACCATGGACAAGGCACGAGAATTTTGCAAGAGGCATTTTGGTGATCTTGTTTCTATccgaagtgaaagtgaaaagaagtTTCTATGGAAATATGTAAGAATGTGATAAGCAACAATAATGTCTGCGATTACTACCCCATGGTGCAATTTCCAATTATATGCTGAATTTGAACCTCCTAAGGTCAGGGGTAAAGATATGAGTcccaggggaagggaggagggtgtTGGCCATCACATAAGTGAATGACTTGATTGCTGCAATATTCAGTGCAGAATCATAGAACCCAGAAACAGTGTTTAGACTTTTTGAACCTAGAAACAGTGTTTAAACAGTGTTTAGACCCAGGACTGACTGGGCTTTGGGAGAATCCAGACTTGATGGCTTGACTTtactaattttgttttcaaagatttTCATTCTTAACTAGTTGTTACGTATCAGTCCTGAACCCTTGTGTACAGTGCAAGTTGATTATTAATTTATGTCTTAGTTGGATTAGTTTCTTGGTCAATAGATAGTACAGCTTGATTATTCATATAAAACTATTTCTTGACTATACCAAAATTTCAGCTAACagttaaagtataattgatttttttctgagcATGCTTCActcactctttttctttaaaaatcttcatgGCATCTTTATTGTTATCTAGAAAAGAgataagagagaaggaaaaattaaattcGACAGTAATGAAAGAGTAAGAATTCATGTCATTATGAAGGTTTTGGAGTGTAGTCTGATTCATCTCCATTTTCGTAGATATACCATGATTTGAAATTTTCAAGGTATTTCTTAATATTGCACCAATGTATgtgtggatggagaagtctttCCTTAGACACATAATCCCAAATGAATACTTTGTTTAACAGAATATCTTTAATAATATCTAATTACTAATAGTATTTGGTATTACAGAGAATGTCTTAAGGTATTTGCTATATAAATATAGGTTGTTACATAATgtgcttttttttccattttatttctctgaaaaacaTTGAATGTACAACAAAGTTTCTGCTTGAATGCCTCCTTAGAAAAGTCCTTAACAGACTGTCTCATTAACCTGtaggttttatttaaaatttgcctATCATATAAGTACAGATTGAACTATATGTAAACTTACATGTTCTAGGTAAACAGGAATGATGTACAGCCAGCATATTTTATTGGCTTATTGATCAGCTTGGATAAAAAATTTATGTaagtaaatcaaaataaaacaacgTTGCTAAGGACAGTGATGTGATGAACATTAAAGAGTGATTTTTAGGCTTTCTTTTtgctaaatgcattttaaaaaatcctgctgGGCTCTCAATCTACagagcatctttttaaaaaactaactttagaaaatacttttaagtattttcaaCAATATAGTTCTCAAATAAACAGCTCAAGCTCTGATTGAAACTTGCAAAATGTCACCTCTCTTTGTTTTCGGAGGTCATCACTTGTTAGTAAATCATCTATTGGGAAGATGTATTACGCAGATATGAACATTGAATTTATTTGAACAATTATTCCCGTCGGGACTGTCTTTGGTGCCCAGAACCAATTGTGACTGCTGTTGGTGTTTCTGGCAAGAAAGACCCAAACTCactctcattattattttttaaaaagatttagaaattaaaaaaaattttgactgctctgggtctttgttacagCGTgagggctctctagttgtggtacacaggcttagttgccccttggcatgtggaatcttagttcctgaccagggatgaaacctgtgtcccctgcattggaagatggattcttaaccactggaccatcagggaagttccacataaattatttttaaagatcaggATGTTTGCTGTTCCTTTGGGCAAGCATCCATTTTAATCACCTCCAAAAGAGAAGGTTGA
This genomic interval from Cervus canadensis isolate Bull #8, Minnesota chromosome 10, ASM1932006v1, whole genome shotgun sequence contains the following:
- the LOC122448336 gene encoding stathmin-like — its product is MASSDIQVKELEKRASGQAFELILSPRSNESVPEFPLSPPKKKDLSLEEIQKKLEAAEERRKSHEAEVLKQLAEKREHEKEVLQKAIEENNNFSKMAEEKLTHKMEANKENREAQMAAKLERLREKDKHIEEVRKNKESKDPADETEAD